A part of Winslowiella toletana genomic DNA contains:
- a CDS encoding NADH-quinone oxidoreductase subunit A encodes MSTTTEVIAHHWAFAVFLIVAMGLCCLMLAGAWFLGGRAHGRHKNTPFESGIDPVGSTQMRLSAKFYLVAMFFVIFDVEALYLYAWSTSIRESGWVGFVEAAIFILVLLAGLVYLVRIGALDWAPARRRVVVKTDVISHNNTNRHTQ; translated from the coding sequence ATGTCAACAACCACTGAAGTTATCGCTCATCACTGGGCATTTGCTGTTTTCCTGATCGTCGCTATGGGTCTTTGTTGCCTGATGTTGGCTGGCGCATGGTTTTTGGGCGGAAGAGCCCACGGAAGGCACAAAAACACACCTTTTGAATCTGGTATCGACCCCGTTGGCAGCACGCAAATGCGTCTTTCTGCCAAATTCTATCTGGTAGCGATGTTCTTCGTTATCTTCGACGTCGAAGCCCTCTATTTATACGCATGGTCGACCTCTATTCGCGAAAGCGGCTGGGTCGGTTTTGTCGAAGCCGCCATTTTCATTTTGGTGCTGCTGGCTGGACTGGTTTATCTGGTGCGCATTGGTGCGCTGGATTGGGCTCCTGCACGTCGCCGTGTAGTAGTGAAAACCGACGTTATCAGCCACAACAACACCAACCGTCATACGCAGTAA